A genomic stretch from Methanomassiliicoccales archaeon includes:
- a CDS encoding DUF2029 domain-containing protein → MKISAFLAPIRQRIASFFSLHFRGMRDVLPIIVVGLLVRLIVAPWTSCPYDIYPFYRASVDMLSGAGVYGHAYLSYPPLSAIVFYPFIAILSLFLDPSNFGSVQYSMVGAAQITGMLVPFVTHPLFNLSFKLPLIISDLLLGITLYRFVRERRGKDSAKKVFILWFLNPLVIWISSIAGQIDVLPAFMTLIAFISFYRREYLFAGLALGIGIFLKLYPIYLFIFYLTFLFWKEFDNRHVRASLLRLEGFYTMLIGGLISLIVVLPSLLTSDKMLDFIFRRTGSTNYGGLNFWFFVPALPSEGLLPDILPSVIGLPTFVFILMIILIFLASILIVRQYTRKKIDELNSMTIGNLVVIGLIMFLQPVTNPQHMLWLFPVLSIALVDDKRWERKLYLLTILALLYFIWLQSAYALIYPAAIYGNLMNLESLNTTIINYYMTTGILSRESLVIASAMLGGLTVLSIILPKKYDFINRIWDRLISIKRGRK, encoded by the coding sequence TTGAAGATTAGCGCCTTCTTAGCACCGATCCGCCAGAGAATCGCATCCTTCTTTTCACTCCACTTCCGCGGGATGCGCGATGTGCTGCCGATTATCGTTGTCGGTCTACTCGTGAGGTTAATTGTGGCGCCATGGACCTCCTGTCCATATGACATTTATCCCTTTTACAGGGCATCAGTCGACATGCTGTCCGGTGCAGGTGTTTATGGGCATGCTTATCTTTCCTATCCTCCTCTATCTGCCATTGTCTTCTATCCGTTCATCGCAATATTGTCGCTATTTCTTGACCCATCGAACTTTGGATCTGTCCAGTATTCCATGGTTGGTGCCGCGCAAATCACGGGCATGCTCGTTCCTTTCGTAACTCATCCCCTCTTCAACCTGTCCTTCAAGCTCCCTTTGATCATTTCAGATCTTCTGCTTGGCATCACGCTTTATCGATTTGTGCGCGAGAGAAGAGGCAAGGACTCAGCGAAGAAAGTGTTTATCTTATGGTTTCTTAACCCGCTTGTTATCTGGATCAGCTCTATCGCAGGCCAAATCGATGTATTGCCAGCATTCATGACCCTGATCGCATTCATCAGTTTTTACCGGCGCGAATATCTGTTCGCAGGTCTGGCTCTTGGCATTGGGATCTTCCTCAAGCTTTACCCGATTTACCTCTTTATTTTCTATTTAACATTCCTCTTCTGGAAAGAGTTTGATAACCGGCATGTGCGGGCGAGCCTCCTGAGACTTGAGGGGTTCTACACGATGTTGATCGGAGGCCTGATAAGCTTGATCGTCGTCCTTCCCTCTCTCTTAACCTCAGACAAAATGCTTGACTTCATCTTCAGGAGGACGGGATCAACGAACTATGGTGGGTTGAATTTTTGGTTCTTCGTTCCTGCGCTTCCCAGCGAGGGTCTCCTACCAGATATTTTGCCAAGTGTCATCGGCCTTCCGACCTTTGTTTTCATTCTCATGATTATTCTGATTTTTCTAGCCTCCATTTTAATTGTAAGGCAATACACCCGAAAAAAGATTGACGAATTGAATTCGATGACTATCGGCAATCTCGTTGTGATCGGCCTCATCATGTTCCTGCAGCCAGTCACAAACCCCCAGCACATGCTCTGGCTCTTCCCAGTGTTGTCGATCGCGCTTGTCGACGACAAACGCTGGGAGAGGAAGCTTTACCTCTTAACGATTCTCGCGCTTCTCTATTTCATATGGCTTCAGTCGGCATACGCTTTGATTTATCCTGCGGCGATCTATGGTAATCTCATGAATCTTGAGTCTCTCAACACAACAATCATCAATTATTACATGACCACTGGCATTCTCTCGAGAGAATCGCTCGTCATCGCGTCGGCGATGCTCGGCGGTCTCACTGTCCTATCCATTATACTTCCAAAGAAGTACGACTTTATCAATCGAATTTGGGATCGATTAATTTCAATTAAAAGGGGGAGAAAATGA
- a CDS encoding glycosyltransferase, producing the protein MRSVTVGVCAHNEEKNIENSLCAISSQRVKDFRIDEILVVSSGSTDRTDGIVRKYMEKDQRVRLIVQEKREGKYSAVNLIIRESKGEIIVLVNADNILAENTLSYLLSPFNDDHVGMTGGHPVPINSPETITGFAVRMLWDLHHRLSLIAPKTGELIAFRNLGFQLPKGTNTDEDWIRMEIERRGYRVVYVPEAIVYNKGPETIKEFLKQRIRVNIGEMYMKKRFNFTVPTWNLSYLMPAFASFCKEHRSQIDKVTATITLEAIARMYATVHVALNRSDKHIWEIAESTKKFSL; encoded by the coding sequence ATGCGATCTGTGACGGTAGGCGTCTGCGCTCATAACGAGGAAAAAAACATTGAGAATTCACTGTGCGCGATCTCGTCGCAGCGCGTGAAAGATTTCAGGATCGATGAGATTCTCGTCGTCTCGAGTGGCAGCACCGACCGGACCGATGGAATCGTTAGAAAGTATATGGAGAAAGATCAGCGTGTCAGACTCATCGTTCAGGAAAAGAGGGAGGGGAAATATTCCGCCGTCAATCTGATCATCAGAGAAAGTAAGGGAGAGATCATCGTGCTTGTGAACGCTGATAACATCCTCGCGGAGAATACCCTTTCGTATTTGCTCTCGCCCTTCAACGATGATCACGTCGGCATGACAGGCGGTCATCCCGTCCCTATCAATTCACCGGAAACAATTACCGGTTTTGCTGTGAGGATGCTCTGGGACCTCCACCATCGTCTCTCCCTGATCGCGCCGAAAACGGGAGAACTCATCGCTTTCCGCAATCTCGGATTTCAGCTTCCAAAGGGCACGAATACTGATGAGGACTGGATAAGGATGGAGATCGAAAGGCGTGGGTACAGAGTTGTGTATGTACCGGAGGCGATCGTTTATAACAAGGGACCAGAAACGATCAAAGAGTTTCTCAAGCAGAGAATCAGGGTCAATATCGGCGAGATGTACATGAAGAAGCGATTCAACTTCACGGTCCCGACATGGAATCTCTCGTACCTCATGCCGGCGTTTGCCTCATTCTGCAAGGAGCATCGATCACAAATCGACAAAGTTACAGCGACGATCACTCTCGAGGCGATCGCGAGAATGTATGCGACGGTGCACGTCGCGCTCAACCGATCTGACAAACATATCTGGGAAATAGCTGAATCGACCAAGAAATTTTCTCTTTAA
- a CDS encoding glycosyltransferase has product MKISSSIGNEVTIILPTLNEVQNIIPMLESLASLYPSTKILVVDDSSTDGTQTKVKEYAQLHSQVSLIEREREDRGLTASVMEGILLSETPYFVVLDADFQHPPEAIKDIVCALRKGNDIVVGVRKNKRKLSFTRKISSWGAHCLASLYLRVRRKKRSRDTMSGFFGGRTEFCKRIVIENYEKFERRGFKILFDILKFSPKWTKISEIEFEFGERRGGSSKLDAKVVLSIMRQCGIFGKGLAAATSFFLLSMLGRFLAAFILGILTTIVFLTMTGQPWHTLGIFPTVISFLLAVGYVVVANEFFAGRRKKAGLIKGMQIMFTAFSGYLINLGLFYIIASEFPDLQLVPMFIGFGLSAFYDTVGCSIDAG; this is encoded by the coding sequence ATGAAAATCTCATCAAGTATTGGCAATGAAGTCACGATAATCTTGCCGACTCTCAACGAAGTACAAAACATTATACCGATGCTCGAATCCCTTGCCTCCCTTTACCCATCGACAAAAATCCTTGTCGTCGACGACTCGTCAACGGATGGCACACAAACAAAAGTCAAGGAATACGCGCAACTCCATAGTCAGGTTTCGCTAATTGAGAGAGAGCGAGAAGACCGCGGTTTGACAGCGAGCGTCATGGAAGGCATTCTTTTGTCGGAGACGCCTTACTTCGTTGTCCTTGATGCCGATTTTCAACATCCACCCGAGGCAATTAAGGATATCGTATGCGCGCTGAGAAAAGGAAATGATATCGTTGTTGGCGTCAGGAAAAACAAAAGAAAACTCTCGTTCACGAGAAAAATCTCGTCGTGGGGTGCGCACTGCCTCGCGTCCTTATATTTACGGGTGAGGAGAAAAAAGAGATCAAGGGACACGATGAGCGGTTTCTTCGGCGGGAGAACTGAGTTCTGCAAGAGAATCGTGATTGAAAATTATGAGAAGTTCGAGCGACGGGGCTTCAAAATCCTTTTTGACATCCTCAAATTTTCTCCTAAATGGACAAAAATTTCCGAAATCGAGTTTGAGTTCGGAGAGCGACGTGGCGGTTCATCGAAACTCGACGCAAAGGTCGTTCTATCAATCATGAGACAATGCGGTATCTTCGGTAAAGGACTGGCCGCAGCAACGTCATTCTTTTTGTTGAGCATGCTTGGCCGATTTCTCGCTGCATTCATCCTCGGAATTCTGACAACGATCGTGTTTCTCACCATGACTGGTCAGCCCTGGCACACGTTAGGAATTTTTCCGACGGTCATCTCGTTTCTTCTCGCAGTCGGCTATGTCGTCGTCGCCAACGAGTTCTTTGCAGGGAGAAGAAAGAAGGCAGGGTTGATCAAAGGCATGCAAATCATGTTCACGGCGTTCAGTGGATACCTCATCAACCTTGGCCTCTTCTACATCATTGCTTCAGAGTTCCCAGATCTCCAGCTCGTGCCGATGTTCATCGGTTTCGGTTTATCCGCTTTTTACGATACCGTCGGATGCAGCATCGATGCTGGTTGA
- a CDS encoding UDP-glucose/GDP-mannose dehydrogenase family protein, translated as MRTLSVIGAGYVGLSLGVGFSDFGYRVILVDVDVNKVKMINSGISPMQEKGIDEALREVLDKGRLEATTSIDYAIENSDATFVCVQTPSNKNGSINLKFVLGAAREIGKNLMKKDEHLVVIKSTVVPGTTENKIIPIIERRSGKRAGKDFGICMSPEFLSEGTALCNFFKPDRIVIGEFDKRSGDSLESIYSVFDQNIPRIRVDLKTAEMIKYASNAFIGTKISFANEIGNMCKVLGIDGRKVMEAVALDHRFSKYFMKPGMSFGGPCLEKDLTAIICLMNRRGYNPKLLKSVVELNRMQTKKLIGLVKNKIKDKKVRRVGILGLSFKRGTSDVRDGCAIRIIPELINENVDIIAYDPISEENMRAIFPQVDYRDGPQDVINDSEVVIILTDYEEFIDLDYAGKIVIDGRGIIPSRACGEYEGMCW; from the coding sequence ATGAGAACATTGTCTGTTATTGGAGCTGGCTACGTGGGACTTTCACTTGGCGTAGGATTCTCTGATTTTGGATACAGGGTTATTCTCGTCGATGTCGATGTGAATAAGGTAAAAATGATAAATTCGGGTATTTCGCCAATGCAAGAAAAGGGAATTGATGAAGCATTGCGGGAAGTTTTAGATAAGGGAAGACTTGAAGCCACTACGAGCATAGATTATGCGATTGAGAACTCGGATGCAACATTTGTGTGTGTACAAACACCATCTAATAAGAACGGGAGTATAAATCTGAAATTCGTATTAGGGGCAGCAAGGGAGATTGGAAAGAATCTCATGAAAAAAGACGAACACCTTGTAGTTATTAAAAGCACTGTGGTTCCTGGAACGACCGAAAATAAAATAATTCCGATAATCGAAAGGCGATCAGGAAAGAGAGCAGGGAAAGATTTCGGAATCTGTATGAGTCCTGAGTTTCTTTCAGAAGGTACCGCACTTTGTAACTTTTTTAAACCAGACAGAATCGTTATAGGTGAATTTGACAAGAGATCTGGTGATTCTTTAGAGTCGATTTACAGCGTATTCGATCAGAATATTCCAAGAATTAGAGTTGATTTGAAGACTGCAGAAATGATAAAGTATGCCTCGAACGCGTTCATAGGGACGAAGATATCTTTTGCCAATGAAATTGGTAACATGTGCAAAGTTTTGGGAATAGATGGTAGAAAGGTCATGGAAGCCGTTGCTCTTGATCATCGATTCTCGAAGTATTTCATGAAGCCGGGAATGAGCTTCGGTGGCCCGTGTCTCGAGAAAGATTTGACTGCAATAATCTGCTTAATGAACAGGAGAGGATATAATCCAAAACTCCTGAAAAGCGTTGTTGAATTGAATAGGATGCAAACAAAAAAATTAATTGGTTTGGTTAAGAATAAGATAAAAGATAAGAAAGTTAGAAGAGTCGGGATCCTCGGCCTATCATTCAAGAGGGGAACTTCTGATGTGAGAGACGGATGTGCAATAAGAATTATTCCTGAGCTGATAAATGAAAATGTAGATATCATTGCATATGATCCCATTTCAGAAGAAAATATGCGTGCGATTTTCCCGCAAGTTGATTATAGAGATGGCCCGCAGGATGTTATTAATGATTCAGAAGTTGTTATTATATTGACAGATTACGAGGAATTTATTGACCTTGATTATGCGGGCAAGATCGTTATTGATGGCCGTGGCATCATCCCGAGTAGAGCCTGCGGGGAGTATGAAGGGATGTGCTGGTAA
- a CDS encoding glycosyltransferase family 2 protein, whose amino-acid sequence MKLIVMIPAHNEEGTIGNVIRDIPRKIDGIDEVQVIVMEDGSTDRTAEIARDAGADYVISRKERLGLAKAFEEGLNLAVEIGADIIVNIDADNQYNPNEIPKLIRPILDGEADIVLGNRQIDKLDHMPLSKKMGNKIATFVTSKLSGIHISDAQTGFRAFSRRAAMMLSISSEYTYTQETIIQSAYKKLKIVEVPVEFRKRDGKSRLISSVWNYGKKAGATVLLTYLNYKPLKAFFIMGSLLVLAGLLLSLKIIIQFFITGSVSPYYPTLVLISILVVIGFQIMIMGLLASMIKHNREILEHVLFRIREMKK is encoded by the coding sequence ATGAAATTGATAGTGATGATTCCAGCTCATAATGAAGAGGGAACGATTGGTAATGTTATAAGAGACATCCCTCGAAAGATCGATGGAATCGACGAAGTCCAAGTCATAGTGATGGAGGACGGTTCAACCGACAGAACGGCTGAGATCGCGAGAGATGCTGGTGCGGATTACGTAATTAGCAGAAAAGAGAGATTAGGACTCGCGAAGGCTTTCGAAGAAGGTCTAAACTTAGCTGTTGAAATTGGTGCGGACATAATCGTAAATATTGATGCTGATAACCAATATAATCCAAATGAAATACCGAAATTGATTCGACCCATACTAGATGGAGAAGCCGATATTGTACTCGGTAACAGACAAATTGATAAATTAGACCACATGCCACTTTCAAAGAAAATGGGGAACAAGATTGCGACCTTTGTGACAAGCAAGCTTTCGGGTATTCACATTTCTGATGCCCAAACTGGGTTTAGAGCTTTCTCCAGACGGGCGGCAATGATGTTAAGTATCTCGTCGGAATACACATATACGCAGGAGACAATTATACAATCTGCCTATAAAAAATTGAAAATCGTGGAAGTGCCCGTGGAATTCAGAAAAAGAGATGGGAAATCACGACTGATTTCGAGTGTGTGGAATTACGGAAAGAAAGCAGGAGCGACAGTTTTGTTAACTTATCTTAATTATAAGCCTCTAAAGGCATTCTTCATTATGGGGTCACTTTTAGTCTTGGCTGGTTTATTATTGAGTTTGAAAATCATAATACAGTTTTTCATAACAGGCTCTGTATCGCCTTATTATCCGACCCTCGTGCTCATATCAATACTGGTGGTCATAGGCTTTCAAATAATGATTATGGGCCTCCTAGCATCGATGATCAAACATAATAGAGAGATCTTGGAGCATGTACTATTTAGGATTAGGGAGATGAAAAAATGA
- a CDS encoding glycosyltransferase, giving the protein MRVAFVPGQKPDYVRNSILVKGLQKNEVEVVQCGVSAPKYPVRMIKSVLNFSSAKSSEKLDAVIVGFYGHPLVPIVRKMTDLPIIFDAFISTYDTLCFERKSVPHDSPLCKIFYWLDKVSCSCSNVVITDTNAHIEYFRKTFELREVDFRRVFVGADDDIFFPKEHDVENDCFTVFFHGTYRPLQGIDVIVKAADILKAENIVFKLIGDGPEKNRIVKLAADLKLKNLEFLNWSPYEQLPAHIHGADVCLGGPFSTHGKASRVIAGKTFQYLAMRKPVIVGRTKANKELLIDGKDVVMCDVGSAKSLADAVLRLRDDPALRKSIAQEGYNTFKKKGTVKAIGNEMLSILNELLDGGVCQ; this is encoded by the coding sequence ATGCGTGTCGCATTCGTACCTGGTCAGAAACCTGATTATGTGCGCAATTCGATATTGGTTAAGGGGCTTCAAAAGAATGAAGTCGAAGTGGTGCAATGTGGCGTTTCTGCCCCAAAATATCCTGTTAGAATGATCAAAAGCGTATTGAACTTTTCATCAGCAAAGTCTTCAGAAAAATTAGATGCAGTTATCGTTGGTTTTTATGGCCACCCATTGGTTCCGATAGTGCGGAAGATGACTGATCTACCGATAATCTTTGATGCCTTCATTTCAACATATGATACTCTATGTTTTGAAAGAAAATCAGTTCCGCATGACTCGCCACTATGCAAGATTTTTTATTGGCTCGACAAAGTTTCTTGTAGCTGCAGCAATGTAGTCATTACGGATACAAATGCTCACATCGAATATTTCAGAAAAACCTTTGAACTCCGAGAAGTCGATTTCAGAAGGGTCTTCGTGGGAGCAGATGATGACATTTTTTTCCCGAAAGAACACGACGTCGAGAATGATTGTTTCACTGTATTTTTCCATGGCACTTATAGACCCTTGCAGGGAATAGATGTCATTGTAAAGGCCGCAGATATTCTAAAGGCAGAGAACATAGTTTTTAAGCTAATTGGCGACGGTCCAGAAAAGAACAGAATTGTGAAACTGGCAGCAGACTTGAAATTGAAAAATCTTGAATTTCTCAATTGGTCACCTTACGAGCAGCTACCAGCCCACATTCATGGAGCCGATGTTTGCCTTGGGGGGCCATTTTCAACTCACGGTAAGGCCTCTCGCGTAATCGCAGGTAAGACTTTTCAATATTTGGCTATGCGGAAGCCAGTAATTGTTGGGCGGACAAAAGCAAATAAGGAACTTCTAATCGACGGAAAGGATGTTGTAATGTGCGACGTGGGTTCTGCTAAATCACTAGCTGATGCAGTTTTGCGATTAAGAGATGATCCCGCATTGCGGAAATCGATTGCACAAGAAGGTTACAATACATTCAAGAAGAAAGGCACAGTCAAAGCAATAGGCAATGAAATGCTATCAATACTAAATGAGTTGCTTGATGGGGGTGTTTGCCAATAA